The genomic window GGCGAAATCCATCGAAATGCGTCTTATGCCAGGCAGTCTGGACGAGATCTTCTCCTCTCCCAGTTGGGTCAGGTCCAGGTCAACGAAGCCACCCACCCGGCCCCGCCCTTGATCTATTTCCATTTGTATCGCCCGGGCCACGATGTCCCTAGGGGCAAGTTCCATGGAATGCTCTGCGTACCGGGTCATGAACCTCTCCCCGGCCGCATTCCTTAGAGTGCCGCCTTCTCCTCTGGCCCCCTCGGTTATCAGCATATTGGTACCGAACAATGTGGTGGGATGGAACTGGACGAACTCCATGTCCTTAAGAGGCAATCCCGCCTGAAGGGCCATCGCCGCCCCGTCCCCGGTGTTGATGTGGGCGTTCGTGGAATGTGCATAGATCCTCCCATAGCCGCCGGTCGCTAGTAGTAAGGATCTCGAGGAGAAGCCCTCAATGTCGCCAGTGGCGATGTTCAACGCCACGCAACCGGTGCATCTTCCTTTCGTCCTGACAAGACTGGTGACGAACATCTCATCGTAGAAGGCGATCTTCCTGGTCATGCATTGCTCGTACAGTGTATGGAGGAGGTTATGCCCGGTCCGGTCTGCTGCGTAGCACGTTCGAGGGAAGCCAGCTCCCCCGAAGGGTCGTTGGGCGATCAACCCCTTCTCGTTCCTGGAGAACACCGTTCCCATGTGCTCCATCTCCAGGACCGCATGAGGCGCGTTCTGACAAAGGATAGAGACGGCATCTTGGTCAGCCAGATAATCCGCCCCTTTGACGGTGTCCAGCGAATGTGTCTCCCAGCTGTCCATCCCTTTTGAAAGGTTATTACCGAGGGCGGCGTTGATCCCTCCCTGCGCGGCGACAGAATGGGACCTTAGCGGGTGCACTTTGGATACGACGGCGACGTCCTTTTCATGATCGGCGGATGAAACGGCCGCCATTAGCCCGGTCAGACCGCCTCCGATTATCACGATATCATGGGTATGGATGAGGTCCGACATAGGAATGATCAACTGCTCCTATCCGTTTCAATTGTCCCCCCGGCGGTATAATTCTTTTGCCAATGGCATGATGTGCTGATAGAGATCCGAGAAGGATGAAGGGATCGTGGGTATGTATCATATCTATCTACGGTTTTGTCGCGTTGCGAACCTTTGTTGGATGGACCCCATCAAAAATGAACTTAGGATCGTCTCGAACGGTCATTTGGATCTGGCCAGTCTTAACATACCCCGATGGATGGATAGACCATCCGTAACAATCTATAATACTGTTCCACCGGAATGATGTGCAGAAATCGTCGAATTCTAGCTTAACGACGATCTTAGGGAGGAGTATCATGCGCAAGGAAGAGATTCTAGCAGGACTGGAAAAGGCCGTAGTGGCCGGGAAGAAGCAAGAGGCCATTCAGCATGCCAAGGATGCGATGGCGGCGGGTGTCAAGGCTCTGGACGCGATCGACCACGGGCTCATCAAAGGAATGAACATCGTAGGCGACAAGTATGCTGCCCATGAATTCTACCTGCCCCAAGTTCTGCTTGCGGCGGATTCGATGTACGGTGCTCTGGACATCCTTTTGCCGCACATACCGAAGGAGGATGCAGACAAGAGGATCGGAGTCATAATCGGCGTCGTCGAGGGAGATGTCCACGATATCGGCAAGAACATCGTCAAGACGATGTGCACCGCTGCTGGCTTCGAAGTCCACGACCTGGGCCGCGATGTCCCTCCAGAAACGTTCGTGGAAAAGACCAAGGAGACCAAGTCGCAGGTCGTCGCCATGAGCACTCTCATGACCCCCACGATGGACGGCATGAAGGCGGTCATGGATGGTCTGGTAGAGGCGGGCATCAGGATGAACGTCAAGACGATCATTGGCGGGGCCCCAACCTCACAGGAATTCGCTGACGACATCGGCGCCGACCTACATGCGGTCAACGCCCAGGAGGCAGTGATCAAGATCAAGGGGGCTTTGTAAGATGGCTGACACGATGAATCACATCGAACGGGCGGTCGCCGCCCTTCAGGACCAGCCGGTCGACCGTCTGTCGTCATATCCGCTGGCAATGGGCGTGTGCCGCAGAACCGTCGGCGACGGCAAGATGACCTACCGCGACTGGGCCTCAGACCCGAAGAAGTATGCGGCCGGGTTCATACAGGGACAGAAGTACTTCGACTTCGACTGGGCCATCGGCCTGATGGACCTGTCGGTCATGGCTGGAGATCTGGGAGCCACCGTGAGGATGGACGACCAGAACACCCCGTTCGTCACAGAACCGGCGTTCAAGACCGTGGAAGACTATGAGACGTTCGAGGTCCCGGATGTTCACAAGGGCCGCAGCGGTGTGCTCCTGGAAGGCACCAAGCTATTCACCGATGAGCTGAAGAGCCAGGTGATATGCGCGGGATTCATTGAAGGCCCGCTTCTGGCATTAACGCAAGCGACCGGCGCCGAGAAGGTCTTCATGGACATGTACAACCACCGCAGCGCGATACACAAGGCGCTGACCAAGTTAACCGAGTTCGACATGAGGCTGATCGACGGCTTCAAGGAGACCGGTTGCGCCGGACTGGTCTGGGACTATCTGTGGGGAAGCTACTCCTGCCTGGGAGACAAGGAATATGAGGAGTTCGAGGGCAATGACAAGTACGCCCTCAAGCTGAACGCGCACACCTCGGAGCTCGGCATCGCAAGCTGCATCCACAACTGCGCAGACCTGCCGCACCTGGACACCCAGGTCAAGAAGATGAAGCCAGCGATATTTTCGATGGCGTACTATCCCCTGATCCCAGGAAGCCCCTCACCCAAAGAGGCCATTGCCAAAGGATACGCGGACGGGACGCTGCTGGCGGGGGATATTGACCCTCAGCTTTTCGTAAGAGGCACGCCGGAAAAGATGCAGAAGACCTCTATGAACCTGATCCAGGAGGTAAAGACAGCCCTGTGCGAGAGGGGTCTGCACTCAAGATATGTAATATCTTCCGGTTGCGAGGTTCCGCCCACTGTCACCACCAAGCTTGAGAACATCAAGATGTGCGTTGACACCGTGAAGCAGTATGGCCAGGTCACCTGCGCCAAGGAAAACGCCTGAAGCTGCAAACTCTTTCCATTTCCATTCTTTCTTTTGCGGGATTTAGAAATTCAGAAACGTATTTCAGATGACAGCCGTATTAGGACAGCACAGCCATCGGTGAGCCAATGAAGATTGCACAGATCGCAGGTTTCCTAGGCAGCGGCAAGACCACATTCCTTATCGAAGTGGCAAAGGAGCTGGTCTCTCGAGGCCACCGGATCGCCATCATCGTGAACGATGTCGGCGATATCAACGTGGACGCGAAGTTCATCGAGTCGTACGGGTTGAAGGCCAAGGAGATATCCGGCGGATGCATATGCTGCCAGATAGCCGGCAGTTTCGCCACGACAGTCGCGACTTTGTATAACACCTTCAAACCGGACATCATCATCGTCGAGCCGTCTGGTGTGGCCATACCATGGGGCCTTAAACGGGCCGCCGAATACTCCGAAGAAGAGATGGAAGGCAAGATCGAGCATACGCCGGTCCTTACTCTGGTCGATTCGGTCAGGATCGATGTGCTAATGGAGTCGGTCCGCAGACTGGTCGAGACCCAGATACGCGAGGCTGATGTCGTTCTCATCAACAAGGTCGATGCCTCCACGCCGGAGAAGATCAAGAAGGCGGTGGACCTGGTGAAGAGCATCAACCCCACTGCTGAGATCCTATACGGTTCCGGAAGGACGCTGCAGGGCGTAAAAGAGATCGCTACGATCATGGAGACCAGGATATCCCCGCGTTATGATGAGGCGAGCGAGAAGGAGATACTGCGCAAGTCCTACGGGACGAAGTGAGCGGTGAACCCATGGACGAAGAGCTACATCTGGAGATGCACCGGGCGGCCGACGAGCTGGGCAAATTCTCGATCCATATGAAGGTGCATATGAAGGACCCGATCGACCCCGAGCAGGCCGGGAAGTTCCTGGACCATCTATTGGTACAGATCACCGAGGAGTGCATGAGGGACGGGGCGGACCTCATCGGGCATGTAAAGGCATTCCTCGAACCTACGAGTGGCGGAACGCTCGGTGCCAGCCTGGTGGATTTCTCGATCGGGACCCAGCTGAGCAACGGGCTCACCGGACCGGTATCAGACGCCGATCTGACGATCCACGTCATCGTGCATGGGCTATGGGACCCGGACGTCCGTCACTCATCTATGGAGATGATCGAGAAGGTGATGGCCGAGGAAGGGGTCAAGTTCGAAGTCATCAAGGATTATTACGAGGTCGAGAAGTCGATCGCTCATCATCACGTGAAGGGGTGAACTCAATGACAGAAAGATACTACGAGGCGATGCGGCAGAAGGGCTTTTCCAACAACACCATGGACTCGATCCGCAAGGTGAAGTGTCCCAAGTGTGGGTTCGAGTTCTCCCTGACCTATGCCAGGACCTTTGCCTGCAGGGGGTGTGCCGAGGCACTGCGCAACTGTCCCAAGGTCCGATGCGCCAAATGCGACACCGAGTTCTACCTGAAGGAGATGCCGCACATCGCCAATCCATACAAGGAGAGGGCGGTCGCCACCCATATGAACAAGGTCGTCACCGATTATTATGACGAGAATGGATGGAAGAAGTCAAGGTAGGACACCATCGCACATCAGTTCCCAATTCGAACATCTGGCCTGAGCAGGTCGTGTTAGGCTTTTCATTTATCTGACATTGGCGGTAATGATATTTTCGGAAAATCCTACTCTATGGTTAAGTATACGCCATGGTACTTCCATTAAAAGGGATTCGCTTGGGGAGGATGAATCGAAGGCGCAAGTTCTGGGCTGTTGCCTCGCTACTTGCCATTGTCATGATCGTATCCATATTGGCTGGTTCTATCCTTAATGGCAAACAATCATCAACCGGCGGGATGGATCTTAAGTGGAGGATGGATCTCAATAGCGACGGGTCGTTCATATGCCAATTGAACGACACTCTGATCGTTCAGGATGAGAGAGCGCATCAATTGAAATCGATCGGCAAGGATGGCAATTCAAGATGGAGCTATTTCTATTCCGATCCTCTGAGCATGTTTGCCCGTGATAATAGCTACTTTTGCTTCATTGATCATAGAAATGATACCCAGATCCTGGTATGTTTGGGGGTGAATGGAACCGTAGCATGGAGCAAAGCGGTCTCGGCCCAAAGCAACGTATTCCGAGGGGAAGATGGAAATTACTATTTGCAGGCCGGTTTTATGCAAATGGACACCAATCATTCAACATGCACCGTGACGTGTCTCGACGAGAAAGGCAACGAGAGATGGATTCAAACCAGTGATTCGGGCCTAATCGTTTGGGGCATTTGCAGTGACGGAACCGCAATCCTCAGACAGGATATCTATGACCTGAATGTCACCCCGCCAGGAATCATTATCGTCAAGCAAGAATTGATCTCAGTGTCATCGGACGGGAATATTCTCGGAAGGCTGAGCCTTCCCTCGAACGCATTCAATGCCTTCAGGCTTTATGAACAGGAAAGCAATGGGACCATCGTTGCCTATTTCGAAGACGTCATGAACTTCACGACCTATCACTACATGGGCATGACAGAAGACCTTCAGCACAACTGGTCCTTGAAAACCTCAAATATGGAGGATCGAGGCAAAACCATCGGGTCGGTGACATACAAGATCAACAATACTGGCGTGGTCGGGGATAATGGAAATACATACAGCATCGCAACCCTTGGCGCCTACAATGCCAGCGATGGAACGCTCTTGTTCAAGACAGATTTTCAGGGAATATCCTTTTACTGGGTAGATGTCAACTCTGGGACGGTCTACGTAGAGGATAGGGCCGGTTCATTCTGGGCAGTGGATCAGGAGGGACAGGCAAATTTTGCGCTCGGCGCTGCTGGATGGCAGGCATTCGATACCTACGGCAACGGGTTATTATTGTATGGTAGCTCATCGATCAAACTGATCGATGACCAAGGCTCACCTGAATGGCAATACGATCTTGAAGAAGGCACCATCAAATCCGTCCACGTCGGAACGGATAGCACGATTTATCTGATAACGGATGTCGGAATATCGGCCGTTCATAAACCGCAGGTCTCAACCACCATGGTCTACATCGTCGCCCTAATATCAATCGACATTCTCGTTATACTAACCTGCGGATTGTGGCTTATGGACCACAGGCTGCCCGAGGAAAGGCATGGACCCTGAGATTCCCTATTCAGGTAAGCATTTCCGTTCCGAGCACACCTAGAAAACTAAATAATGTTGGTAACTCATCAAATCAATCCCGTGAACGAATCCCTTTGCGCCCGCGATTCTATCGGACCGGCCGATGACCTTAACATGATTGAGGATGAGGAGACATTTTCGGGAGAAGAGCTGGATGAGGAAGAAGCAAGGGATCATGGAAGAGGCATTTTGTATCTTGTTTTCGCTGCGGTCATCACAGGTTTCTTCTTATGGCTACTACTGGGATTATGGGGATTTCTGCAGGAAATGAGCTACGGTCACGGCTGATCCATTCGCATAATTGACTCAAAC from Methanomassiliicoccales archaeon includes these protein-coding regions:
- a CDS encoding FAD-dependent oxidoreductase, with protein sequence MSDLIHTHDIVIIGGGLTGLMAAVSSADHEKDVAVVSKVHPLRSHSVAAQGGINAALGNNLSKGMDSWETHSLDTVKGADYLADQDAVSILCQNAPHAVLEMEHMGTVFSRNEKGLIAQRPFGGAGFPRTCYAADRTGHNLLHTLYEQCMTRKIAFYDEMFVTSLVRTKGRCTGCVALNIATGDIEGFSSRSLLLATGGYGRIYAHSTNAHINTGDGAAMALQAGLPLKDMEFVQFHPTTLFGTNMLITEGARGEGGTLRNAAGERFMTRYAEHSMELAPRDIVARAIQMEIDQGRGRVGGFVDLDLTQLGEEKISSRLPGIRRISMDFA
- a CDS encoding corrinoid protein; this translates as MRKEEILAGLEKAVVAGKKQEAIQHAKDAMAAGVKALDAIDHGLIKGMNIVGDKYAAHEFYLPQVLLAADSMYGALDILLPHIPKEDADKRIGVIIGVVEGDVHDIGKNIVKTMCTAAGFEVHDLGRDVPPETFVEKTKETKSQVVAMSTLMTPTMDGMKAVMDGLVEAGIRMNVKTIIGGAPTSQEFADDIGADLHAVNAQEAVIKIKGAL
- a CDS encoding uroporphyrinogen decarboxylase family protein, which encodes MADTMNHIERAVAALQDQPVDRLSSYPLAMGVCRRTVGDGKMTYRDWASDPKKYAAGFIQGQKYFDFDWAIGLMDLSVMAGDLGATVRMDDQNTPFVTEPAFKTVEDYETFEVPDVHKGRSGVLLEGTKLFTDELKSQVICAGFIEGPLLALTQATGAEKVFMDMYNHRSAIHKALTKLTEFDMRLIDGFKETGCAGLVWDYLWGSYSCLGDKEYEEFEGNDKYALKLNAHTSELGIASCIHNCADLPHLDTQVKKMKPAIFSMAYYPLIPGSPSPKEAIAKGYADGTLLAGDIDPQLFVRGTPEKMQKTSMNLIQEVKTALCERGLHSRYVISSGCEVPPTVTTKLENIKMCVDTVKQYGQVTCAKENA
- a CDS encoding molybdopterin-guanine dinucleotide biosynthesis protein MobB, translating into MKIAQIAGFLGSGKTTFLIEVAKELVSRGHRIAIIVNDVGDINVDAKFIESYGLKAKEISGGCICCQIAGSFATTVATLYNTFKPDIIIVEPSGVAIPWGLKRAAEYSEEEMEGKIEHTPVLTLVDSVRIDVLMESVRRLVETQIREADVVLINKVDASTPEKIKKAVDLVKSINPTAEILYGSGRTLQGVKEIATIMETRISPRYDEASEKEILRKSYGTK
- a CDS encoding PQQ-binding-like beta-propeller repeat protein, with protein sequence MDLNSDGSFICQLNDTLIVQDERAHQLKSIGKDGNSRWSYFYSDPLSMFARDNSYFCFIDHRNDTQILVCLGVNGTVAWSKAVSAQSNVFRGEDGNYYLQAGFMQMDTNHSTCTVTCLDEKGNERWIQTSDSGLIVWGICSDGTAILRQDIYDLNVTPPGIIIVKQELISVSSDGNILGRLSLPSNAFNAFRLYEQESNGTIVAYFEDVMNFTTYHYMGMTEDLQHNWSLKTSNMEDRGKTIGSVTYKINNTGVVGDNGNTYSIATLGAYNASDGTLLFKTDFQGISFYWVDVNSGTVYVEDRAGSFWAVDQEGQANFALGAAGWQAFDTYGNGLLLYGSSSIKLIDDQGSPEWQYDLEEGTIKSVHVGTDSTIYLITDVGISAVHKPQVSTTMVYIVALISIDILVILTCGLWLMDHRLPEERHGP